In Candidatus Roseilinea sp., one DNA window encodes the following:
- a CDS encoding peptidase S58, giving the protein MNTTLTAIPGLSVGHWTNSEAGTGCTVVLCPQGAVAGVDIRGGAPGTRETPLLEPTSGVDRVHAVLLSGGSAYGLSAADGVMRWLEERGYGFDVGVARVPIVPAAILFDLPVSRADVRPDAAAGYAACDAATDAPVAQGNVGAGTGASCGKAFGFARATKAGIGSAAIRLERGVIVAALAAVNAFGDVVHPQTGRIIAGARNPDGSGFADTMAYLADADGLTIARLAEQQRGQNTTLAVVATNADLPKHHAAKVAQMAHDGLARVIRPIHTMLDGDAIFALSLGELRADVSVIGALAAEAVAQAVINAVWAAEPLGGLPCARDFIPGQPT; this is encoded by the coding sequence ATGAACACCACCCTCACCGCCATCCCCGGCCTGAGCGTAGGCCATTGGACGAACTCGGAAGCCGGCACCGGCTGCACCGTTGTGCTGTGCCCGCAAGGCGCAGTTGCCGGCGTAGATATCCGCGGCGGCGCGCCCGGAACGCGCGAAACGCCGCTGCTGGAACCGACCAGCGGTGTGGATCGCGTGCATGCGGTGCTGCTGAGCGGCGGCAGCGCATACGGCCTCTCGGCGGCAGATGGCGTGATGCGCTGGTTGGAGGAGCGCGGCTATGGCTTTGATGTCGGCGTAGCGAGAGTGCCCATCGTCCCGGCAGCCATCCTGTTTGATTTGCCCGTGTCTCGCGCCGATGTGCGGCCTGATGCCGCAGCCGGCTATGCTGCGTGCGACGCAGCGACCGATGCGCCGGTTGCCCAGGGCAACGTCGGCGCGGGCACAGGAGCGAGCTGCGGCAAAGCGTTCGGCTTTGCGCGGGCCACGAAGGCCGGCATCGGCTCGGCCGCGATCCGCCTGGAGCGGGGCGTGATCGTCGCGGCGCTTGCCGCCGTGAACGCCTTTGGCGACGTCGTCCACCCGCAGACCGGGCGCATCATCGCCGGCGCGCGCAACCCCGATGGCAGCGGTTTTGCCGATACGATGGCTTACCTGGCCGACGCGGACGGATTGACCATCGCGCGGTTGGCCGAACAGCAGCGCGGGCAGAACACCACGCTGGCCGTGGTGGCAACCAATGCCGATCTGCCCAAGCATCACGCGGCCAAGGTGGCCCAGATGGCGCACGATGGCCTGGCCCGCGTCATTCGACCGATCCACACGATGTTGGACGGCGACGCGATCTTCGCCCTCTCGCTGGGCGAGCTGCGCGCCGATGTCAGCGTGATCGGTGCGCTGGCGGCCGAAGCCGTGGCGCAGGCGGTGATCAATGCTGTGTGGGCTGCCGAGCCGCTGGGCGGCCTGCCGTGCGCGCGAGATTTCATACCGGGGCAGCCCACCTAG
- a CDS encoding acetylornithine deacetylase: MLSDLERRALEHVDDDELIRWVQALTRIPSVWKPGEGVGEEAAARWVEARCREIGLQTRFEFVIPGRPNVIAAYSTRPDFSIDELRHPPQSPTADRRLLMFEGHTDVVTEGDPARWTDPPFSATIRDGRIYGRGANDMKAGLCCALAAIKAIARSGVELGGDILFGAVCDEEGGMIGIKHFVERGWADRVTACIVCEPEENHLCIAQKGVMWVRCMIRGVMSHGAMPLTGVNSAYPLARFLTMVQALEEREIARHGRHEFLGQPSITPTIVMSPARGEGEPQNSVMPGAAECVLDIRLIPGQDPDEITRRIEQMLAACVAVDDRLRYEYQVIEVRHPTHTERDHPVVRSLASAYTDLTGGLPIYGGVPGSTDGTILHARKGIPIVTCGPGDIHIPHHVDEWVSIAEIKLAARMYVLAALRYLG, translated from the coding sequence ATGCTCTCTGATCTTGAACGACGCGCGCTCGAGCACGTTGACGATGATGAGTTGATCCGCTGGGTGCAAGCGCTGACGCGCATCCCCAGCGTGTGGAAACCCGGCGAGGGCGTCGGCGAAGAAGCCGCTGCGCGCTGGGTGGAGGCGCGTTGCCGCGAGATCGGCCTGCAAACGCGTTTCGAGTTTGTCATCCCCGGCCGGCCCAACGTCATTGCGGCTTACTCCACGCGCCCCGATTTCTCGATAGATGAGCTGCGCCACCCGCCTCAATCGCCAACCGCCGATCGCCGGTTACTCATGTTCGAGGGCCACACCGATGTGGTCACCGAGGGCGACCCGGCTCGGTGGACCGATCCGCCGTTCAGCGCGACGATCCGCGATGGGCGCATCTACGGGCGCGGGGCGAACGACATGAAAGCCGGCCTGTGCTGCGCCTTGGCGGCGATCAAAGCCATCGCTCGAAGCGGCGTTGAACTGGGCGGCGACATCCTGTTTGGCGCAGTGTGCGACGAAGAAGGCGGCATGATCGGCATCAAGCACTTCGTGGAGCGCGGCTGGGCCGACCGCGTGACGGCTTGCATCGTGTGTGAGCCGGAAGAAAATCACCTGTGCATCGCGCAGAAAGGCGTGATGTGGGTGCGCTGCATGATACGCGGCGTGATGAGCCACGGCGCGATGCCGCTGACCGGCGTGAACAGCGCATACCCGCTGGCGCGATTCTTAACAATGGTGCAAGCGTTGGAAGAGCGCGAGATCGCCCGACATGGCCGGCATGAGTTTCTCGGCCAGCCCAGCATCACGCCGACCATCGTCATGTCGCCTGCGCGCGGCGAGGGTGAGCCGCAAAACAGCGTCATGCCCGGCGCAGCAGAATGCGTGCTCGACATCCGCCTGATCCCCGGCCAGGATCCCGATGAGATCACCCGGCGCATCGAGCAGATGCTTGCTGCGTGTGTCGCGGTTGATGATCGCTTGCGATACGAATATCAGGTGATCGAGGTGCGTCATCCTACCCACACCGAGCGCGATCATCCCGTCGTGCGATCGCTGGCATCTGCCTACACCGACCTCACTGGCGGATTGCCGATCTACGGGGGCGTGCCCGGCAGCACCGATGGCACCATCCTGCACGCGCGAAAAGGCATTCCCATCGTCACCTGTGGGCCGGGTGACATCCACATCCCGCACCACGTGGACGAATGGGTGAGCATCGCAGAGATCAAGCTGGCCGCGCGCATGTATGTGCTGGCGGCGCTGCGGTATCTGGGATAG